Genomic window (Rhodothermus sp.):
CGGCTGCCAGACCAGCGCCGCTTCAACCGGTGGCACCTGCCACCAGGTCGATGGATGTATCTGCCCATTACGCAGAACGAACGGAACGCCAACCCGAATCTGTAATTCTGGGCTGGACGAGCGAAAAGCGTGGGCCGCCCGGACTTTAGACGGGCGGCCCGCTTTTTTTCAGAACTCTTGAGATGGTTGCGCGTGCAAAGTAAGGGCGCGCTATCTGTCGAAAAAACTGATATGTGGGGGCTTCTCCTCGGGCTCTGGCTACGTAGCGTTGTTCCAGCCGTTGATTCGCTGGAGCAGTGGGTTCAGCAAGGCGTTGCGCTTCTTCCGGAGCATCCTGCTCAAGCGGCCACCGCCTTCGTTCAGGTTGTGCAGGTGGACTCAACCTACATTTCCCCCCGACATGGGGCCGTGCTCTTCTGGTTAGGGCAAAGCCTGTGGTTGCTGGACCGGCAGGAAGAAGCGCTGACGTTGTGGGAACGTGGGCTGGCCCTGTTGCAACAGCGTGGGTGGGTAGATGTAAGAATGGCAGATGCCTATGTGCGGCGGGTTTTCATGGTGCAAGATCGATCGCGTTATGCCCGCGGCGCGCAGGTCTATCAGCAACTGCTGGCACTTCTGGACGACCAGGCATTAGATGCGGAGGCGCTGCAACTGCTCCAACCGCATCTTGAAGCACTTTCCTGGATCTTGCCGCCTGCCGTTGCAGCCCGCGCTGATTTAGCCGGACTTATCCAACAAAAACGAGTTACGCGGCCGGGTATTGGACAGTTGTTGTTAGCCTGGTGGCGCAGCCAGGATCCGCTTCCCGTAACACGCCGCAATGAACGGCTGGAAGAACATCTGGAACGCGTGGGCTATGCGCTGACCCACTTTGTGGATCCGGACGAAGGATTCGACGATCGCGCACGCATTTATGTACGCCTGGGCCCCCCCTGGCGTCGGGTGCGGCTTTCCGTGAGCAATCCCTGGCTTCGCCGCAAAGTGTTCGCGCGCATGCCTACGCTTATGGAAATCCAGCTCCCTCGCGGCGAATTCTGGGTCTATCGCCACATCGATGGAGATGCTCAATACGTCTTTGTAAGTCGAGATAACAAACCATACCGGCTCGGTACTTCATTTGATCTGCTGCCTTCGACGTTACTCAACGGTATTGGAGCAACAACGCGAGGGCAGGAGAAGGCCCGGGCGACCATCCGTATTCTGGCGGAACTGTACGGACAGCTGGCAACCAATCATCCGCTTTTCGGACTGCGCTATCAGGATCTGGCCACGTACGCCCTCTGGTTAGATGAACTGGAACTGGCCGAAGAAACCGCCAACTGGGTCCGGCTGCGTTCTCAGGTAACCGATCTACCCGACGAGTTGGATCCCGAAACGCAGCGCCGGCTCAATATGGCTGAGATGATGGGCGTTCCGGTTATGGGCGGGATGCGTTATCCGGGCCTGGGGCTTGCGGATCAGCCTCCGCACCTTTTTGCGCTCCGCATGATTCAGGAGGGCAAAATCGAAGAGGATGAGGCTATCCTACGGCGGGAAGAGCACGTACCCCGCGTATATAGCAATCTTTTTGAAGAAGTTGAACCCCTCCCGGTTGCGGTTCGGCTGGCGCGCTTTTTAGATGCAGATGGTACGACCCGGACGCGCCTCTACTGGTCAGCTTCCAATAAGGCGTTCCAACCCGGCAAGCTAGCCCAAAAGCGGCTCCGAGAAGCAGGTATGATCAGCGCCGATTTTCTGGTCACCGCGACCCTGGCTCAGCGCGACAGGGCCTATCGAACACGTACGCTGCATATGCGTCGGCAGCAGGTGTGGCGGGCAGACCTGAGAAGCGAGGGCGTAGCGGATCCTGTGCTGCTTGAAGCTCAAGGGGATACGGGGCTTTATCACCTGGTGCTGCAAATTTCGCAGTTTGCGCTGGATCGTACGACGCGCCCCCCTCGTCCTGGACCGCTCCTGAAAATTACGTCGATTCGCTTTGATTCACTCCAGGCGCTTAACGCAGATCCGGCGGTATTGGAGATGAGCGATCTATTACCCCTATGGTACGATCCAGCAGCAGGCGATACGCTGCCGGGCCGGCCTTATCCATTCGCCCGGTTGACGCTGGACGTTCCGCTGGCGCTTTACTTTGAAGTTTATCATCTGACGTTTGGCACTGACGATCGCACGCACTACGAGGTATCTTACGAAGTGCGGCGGCGTGAGAAGGGAGGGCTATTGCAGCGGGAACGAGAAGTGCAGACGACGTCGCGTACGGTCTACGAAGGCATGAATCGAACCGTCCGTGAGTATATTGTGCTGGATTTGCAAGACTGGCGCGGT
Coding sequences:
- a CDS encoding GWxTD domain-containing protein encodes the protein MWGLLLGLWLRSVVPAVDSLEQWVQQGVALLPEHPAQAATAFVQVVQVDSTYISPRHGAVLFWLGQSLWLLDRQEEALTLWERGLALLQQRGWVDVRMADAYVRRVFMVQDRSRYARGAQVYQQLLALLDDQALDAEALQLLQPHLEALSWILPPAVAARADLAGLIQQKRVTRPGIGQLLLAWWRSQDPLPVTRRNERLEEHLERVGYALTHFVDPDEGFDDRARIYVRLGPPWRRVRLSVSNPWLRRKVFARMPTLMEIQLPRGEFWVYRHIDGDAQYVFVSRDNKPYRLGTSFDLLPSTLLNGIGATTRGQEKARATIRILAELYGQLATNHPLFGLRYQDLATYALWLDELELAEETANWVRLRSQVTDLPDELDPETQRRLNMAEMMGVPVMGGMRYPGLGLADQPPHLFALRMIQEGKIEEDEAILRREEHVPRVYSNLFEEVEPLPVAVRLARFLDADGTTRTRLYWSASNKAFQPGKLAQKRLREAGMISADFLVTATLAQRDRAYRTRTLHMRRQQVWRADLRSEGVADPVLLEAQGDTGLYHLVLQISQFALDRTTRPPRPGPLLKITSIRFDSLQALNADPAVLEMSDLLPLWYDPAAGDTLPGRPYPFARLTLDVPLALYFEVYHLTFGTDDRTHYEVSYEVRRREKGGLLQREREVQTTSRTVYEGMNRTVREYIVLDLQDWRGARSVEIVVRVRDLISGQEVARSLTFEVGS